Genomic segment of Cereibacter sphaeroides 2.4.1:
CCGAGCCGCCTGCGCCAGCGGCTGCGCGAGCGCACGATCCTCGGCATCCGCGGTCCCGACGCGCGCGGCTGGCGCATCCCGGGCTTCCAGCTCACCGCCTCGGGCGAGCTGCCGGGCCTGCGCCGGGTGCTGAAGGCGATCCGGCCCGAGGCCCGGCCGGTGCAGGTGGCGGCCTTTTTCACCACGCCGCAATCCGACCTCGACGACGGGCGCGGCGCGGGCCTGACCCCTGCGGCCTGGCTCGCGGCAGGCCACGATCCCGAACCCGTGCGCGAGCTGGCCGCCGCGATCTGATGGCGAAGTTCCCCGAACCGCCGCCTGCCGCGACGCTGGCGGCGCTCGGCCCCGAGATCGCGACCCTGCCCGCCGGCACGCCGCTCGCGCGGATCTTCTTTCGCGGCGGCGATCATCCCGTGGGCTGGAACGATTTCCGCTTCTGGGGCCCCGGCAGCGGCCGGTTCGATCCCCACCTGCCCGACGCGCTGGGCGCCCCGCAGGTGCAGGCGCGCGGCATCCTCTATGCGGCCGGGTCCGCCGCGCCGGGCGCGCTCGCCGTCTGCGCGGCCGAGGTCTTTCAGGAGACGCGGATCATCGACCTCACCGGCCGGTCGCCGTGGTTTGCAGTCTTCGCGCTGGCCCGGCCCCTGACGCTCCTCGATCTGACCGGCCTCTGGCCCACGCGGGCCGGCGCCTCCGCGGCCATCGCCTCGGGGCCGAAGGCCCGCGCCCGCCGCTGGAGCCGCGCCTTCTACGAGGCTTTTCCGGCCATCGACGGGCTGCTCTACCCCTCCTCCATGGGCGGCAATGCCCCCGTCATGGCGCTCTACGAGCGGGCGCGCCCGGCGCTGCCCGACAGCCCCGACTTCCACCGCGCCCTCGCCGATCCCGCGCTGCGCGTGCCCGTCCTGCGCGCGGCGGGGGTCATCGGCTATCTCGTCGCCTGAGGGCGCAGAAGGCTCGGGATCTTCCGGCCCCCTGACGCGGAGTTTGCCTGAGACGAGGCCGCGCGCGGCCCGTCCCGCTGCGGAGGGCCTCTCCAACGCCATGACCTCGCCCTCTCTCCTCCCGAGCCTGTCCGAAAGTCCTGTGCCCGTGCGTCATGAGGAACCTGCGCACCCGGTCGCCGTTGATGGCCGCATGCCGATTGGCACTTGAAAAAAACATCCGAAAGGACTGGACATGACCCGCAACAGCACGCTCTGGCTCTCCGTGGCAGCCGCGACGCTTCTCGCCGGCGCCGCCTCGGCGCAGGTGCAGGAAGCCCGCCCGATGACCGATCTCAACCTGCGCTCGGGCCCCGGCTCGAACTACACGATCGTGGGCGTGATCCCCTCGGACGCGCTGGTGATGGTCGAAGGCTGCGTCGATGCCGCCAAATGGTGCCGCGTGAATCACGAGGGCACCTCGGGCTGGGCTGCCGGCGATTACCTCGCCATGTCGGTCGAGAATACGGCGGTGCCGATGGCCTCGGGCGATCCCCGCGTGACCTATGAGTCCGTGACCTACGAGGAAGACCGCGACGGCGGCAGCGTGCTGGCCGGCGGCGCAGCCGGAGCGGCCTCGGGCGCGGCCATCGCCGGCCCGGCCGGCGCTCTGATCGGCGGCGTGCTCGGCATGGCCGGCGGCGATGCGCTTGATCCGCCGGACACCACCACCGTGACCTATGTCCAGCAGAACCCGGTCGAGCCGGTCTGGCTCGAAGGCGAAGTCGTCACCGGGGCGGCGATCCCCGAGACCGTCGTGCTGACGCCGATCCCCGAGAGCACCTATGCCTACAGCTATGTCAACGGCGTGCCGGTGATCGTCGATCCGAACCAGCGCCAGATCGTGCAGATCGTCCGCTGACCGCAGGCCCTTGCCGCCGGAGATCCGCGGCAGGGGCGACCAGGCAACCTGTGACGCCGGGCGGACCCTTCCGCCCGGCTTTTTCAGGGCAGAAGCACGGTCGCCCCGGTGGTGCGGCGACCCTCCAGCGCGCGGTGCGCCTCGGCCGTGTCCTTCAGCGCGAAGGTCTGCCCGATCCGCGGCACGATCCGCCCCTCGGCCACCAGCGCAAAGAGATCGGCCGCCCGCGCCTCGAGCTCGTCGCGCGTGGCAATGTAATGGAAGAGCGAGGGCCGGTTCGCGGTGAAGCTGCCCGCCGCGAGGTCGGAGAAGCGGAACTCGTCGAGCGGGCCCGAGGACTGGCCGAAACAGACGAAGCTGCCGCGCGGCCGCAGGCTCTTCAGCGACCCGCGCCAGGTGGTGCGGCCGACCGAGTCATAGACGACATCGCAGCCGCGCCCGCCGGTCAGCTCGCGCACCGCCTCGGCGAAGTCGGTGGCCTCGTAATCGATCACATGGTCGAAGCCGCTGGCGCGCGCCATCTCGGCCTTGGCCGCGCCGCCGACCGTTCCGTAGGTGATGGCGCCCTTGGCCTTCAGCCACTGGCCGAGAAGCTGTCCCACGCCGCCCGCTGCGGCATGGACGAGGACATGGTGCCCCGCCTCCACCCGGAAACTCGAATGGATCAGGTACTGCGCCGTCAGCCCCTTCAGCATGATCGAGGCCGCCACCTCGTCCGTCACGCCCTCGGGCAGCCGGACCAGCCGGTCGGCGGGCAGGACCCGAGCCGTGCGGCAGGCGCCGTTCGGCATCGTATAGGCCACCCTGTCGCCGGGCGCGAAGCCGCTCACGCCTTCGCCCAGCTCCTCGACCACGCCTGCGGCCTCGCCGCCGGGGATCAGCTCATCGGCGGGCCAGGGATAGAGGCCCGAGCGGAAGTAGCAGTCGATGAAGTTCAGCCCGACGGCCGTCTGGCGCAGGCGCACCTCGCCCGGTCCGGGCCGCCCGGCGGGGCGCTCGGCCCATTCGAGCACGTCGGGGCCGCCGGGGCGGGTCGCAACGATGGCGTGATCGGTCATGTTTCCACCTGAAAGGCCGCGTCGACCGGCACCTGAAGCGCGGTCACGAGCTGGTTGGTCTGGGCCGCCATGCCCAGCACCGCGAGGAACTCGGCCTCCTGCTCCGGGCTGAGCCCCTTGGCGCGGGCGGCCGCCGTATGGGAATGGGTGCAGTAGGAACAGCCGTTCGTCACCGAGACGGCGATATAGATCAGCTCCTTGGTCAGGGGATCGAGCGCGCCCGGCGCCATGACCTGCCGGAGCCGGTTCCATATGCTTTCCAGAAGCTCGGGCTGATTGGCAAGAGCGCGCCAGAAGTTGTTGATATAGTCGGTTTTCCGCGTCTCGCGGATGTCGGCGAAGATTGCGGCCACGCGCGGATCGCGGGCAGCCTCCTCGTCGCTCAGAAGTCGGTGTGTGGCCATGGGGTCCTCGGGTTGGCCCGGCCGCGGACGGCCGGGCGACAGTTCAGATCAGCGCGATGACGCGGGCGGGACCGCCGGTTCCGCCGCGGTGCTTCGGCGCACCGACCACCAGAGTGGCCCCGACCGGAGGCAGCTTGTCGAGGTTCGCCAGACATTCGATCCCGAACCGCCCCGAGGGCAACCAGGCGTAATGGGTGGCGAAATCCGGCGACATGCCATGGTCGAGCGAGAGCGTATCGACCCCGATCGAGCCCGCCTGCGTCTCGAGCAGCATCTGCGCCGCCTCGACATGGAAGCCCGGATAATGGCCCATGTCGTCGGCGCCGGTGTTGCGGAACCGCTCGGTCGCCACATGGCGTCCCCAGCCCGAATGCATCGCCACGCAGGCATTGGCGGGGATCTCGCCATGCGTCGCGATCCAGGCCTTCAGATCGTCCGGCGTCAGCTGCGCATCGGGATTGTCCTCGGCCTTGGCCGCGATATCCACGATGCAGAGCGGCACCACCAGATTGCCCACCGGGATCTCCGCCACGCTCATCCCGTCGGCCGAGAAATGGAGCGGCGCATCGATATGGGTGCCGGTGTGCTCATTCACCCGAAACTCCGCCAGATTGAACTTGTCTTTGGCATAGGTGAACTTCTGGTCGAAGAAGAACTGCTGCTCGCCGAAGAAGGTGGGGAAGCCCTCGTGCAGCTCGTGGGTCAGGTCCTCGACCGCACTGTGGCCCTGCGCCAGAGCGGCCGGAGCCTGAAACACGCTGCCCGCAGCCACGCCCGCAGCCGTCGCCGCCGCCCCGCGGAAGAAGGAGCGGCGCGACAGCATCCGCTCCTTCACCGCCTGGGTCACGCAGATATCGCACATGAGGCTCCCTCCTTCTGTCTGTTTCTTCCGGCAGGGTGCCCGAAGCGCCGATCCTGTCAAGCGCGGCGAAGGCCTGGCCCGCCGGCCCCGGATCCGGCAGGCGCAGACCCTCCGGCCTGGGGCGAGGCGCGCCGGAAAACGCAGCCCCGGCGCCCGCGCCGGACGAGCGGCTACTCGGCCAGCGCCCGCATCACCCGGATGAGGTCGGACTTGCCCTCGAAGCCGATGCCCGGCAGGTCGGGCATGGTGATATGGCCGTCGACCACCTTCACCGTGTCGGGAAAGCCGCCATAGGGCTGGAAGAGATCGGGATAGCTCTCGTTCCCGCCGAGGCCGAGGCCCGCGGCGATGTTCAGCGACATCTGGTGGCCGCCATGCGGGATGCAGCGCCGGGACGACCAGCCGCAGCTTTCCAGCACCTCGAGCGTCCGCAGATACTCGACCAGCCCGTAGGACAGCGCGCAATCGAACTGCAGCCAGTCGCGGTCGGCCCGCATGCCCCCGTAACGCAGGAGGTTGCGCGCATCCTGATGCGAGAAGAGGTTCTCGCCGGTCGCCATCGGCCCCGGATAGAACTCGGCCAGCGCCGCCTGAAGCGCATAGTCGAGGGGATCGCCCGCCTCCTCATACCAGAACAGCGGATAGTCCCTGAGCATCTTCGCATAGGCGATGGCCGTCTCCAGATCGAAGCGCCCGTTGGCATCCACCGCGAGGCGCGCCTGCGGCCCGATCTCCTGAAGCACCGCCTCGATCCGGCGGCGATCCTCGTCGAGCGGGGCCCCGCCGATCTTCATCTTGACCACGGTATAGCCGCGGTCGAGGTAGCTGCGCATCTCGCGCCTCAGCGCCGCATCGTCCTTGCCGGGATAATAGTAGCCGCCCGCCGCATAGACGAAGACGCGCGGATCGGCCTCGCGCCCCTTCGCATGGGCCAGCAGGCGGAAGAGCGGCTGGCCCGCGATCTTGGCCACCGCATCCCACACCGCCATGTCGAGCGTTCCGACCGCGACCGACCGTTCGCCATGGCCGCCCGGCTTCTCGTTGCTCATCATCGCGGCCCAGATCCGGTGCGGATCGAGATTGTCGCCCGCTTCCGTCAGCAGGCTCTCGGGCGGGGCTTCGAGGATCCGGTCGCGGAAGCGCTCGCGGATCAGCCCGCCCTGCCCGTAGCGGCCGTTCGAGTTGAAGCCGTAGCCCACGACACGCCGGCCGTCGCGCACCACATCCGTCACCACCGCCACGAGGCTGGCCGTCATCCGGCTGAAGTCGATGTAGGCGTTGCGGATCGGCGACGAGATGGGCTGCGTGGATTCGACGATATCGAGGATGCGCATGAGGTCGTCCTTTCGCTTCTGGTCAGGTGAGGCCCCTCCGGGCCGGGCGGCGCCGGGTCTGCCCCGCGAGCCCGTGGGGATCAGGCACGGGCGGTGGCCGCCCGCAGTTCGGCCGCCGCGAGCTGCAGCGGCATCCGGGCGTCGGCGTCGCGCACATGCGCCGCCAGATGGTCGGCAAAGACGCGGACCTTGGCCGAGAGATTGTGGCGCTCCGGATAGATGGCGTGGATGTTGGCGGTCTGGCGATAGTGGGGCAGCAGGAGGCGCAGCCGACCCTCACGGACATGCTGGGCGATGTCCCACTCCGAGCGCAGCATGATCCCCTGCCCGTCGAGCACCCAGGCCAGCGCGATCTCGCCGTCGTTGGTGCTGAGCTCGCCGCTCACCTTGGCCGAGGGCGAGGCCTCGCCGATATCGTCGAAGCGCCAGACGTCGTAGGCGTCATGGTCCTGCCTGAGCACGATGCAGCTGTGCTGCTGCAGATCGGTGAGGCTCTGCGGCACCCCGCGGGCCTCGAGATAGGAGGGCGCCGCGCAGAGGAACCTCCGGTTGCGCTGCAGAAGCCGCATGACCATGCGCCCGAAGGGCGGGGCTCCGAAGCGGATCCCGAGATCGATCCCCTCCTCGACGAGATTGAGCGGCGCATCGGTCAACAGAAGCTGCACCTCCACCGCCGGATGGATCCGGCGGAAGCGCGCGATGGCCGGGGCGAGATGGGTGCGCCCGAAACCCAGCGTGGCATTGATCCGCAGAAGGCCCGCCGGGCGGTCGCGACCCTGCGAGAGATTGTGTTCGAGATCCGCGATCTCGTCGAGAAGCCGCAGGGCCGCGCCATAATAGGCCTCGCCCTCGCTCGTGAGGCTCACCTTGCGCGTCGTGCGGTTCAGCAGCCGGACCCCCAGCCGATCCTCGAGCCGGGCGAGGCGCCGGCTCACCGCCGAGGCCGACAGGCCCAGATCCTGCGCCGTGGCCGAGAAGCTCTCGCGCCGGGCCAGCATCACGAAGAAGGAGAGGTCGCCTTCCGCCATTCTTGCTCCTGACGCAATAAAGTTTTGAAGCAGCGCCGACTATCAACTTTCAAGGAACAGTCTACACTTTCAACATGCCGTGCCAAGCGGCGCATCAGCCGGTCGGGGCCTCTTT
This window contains:
- a CDS encoding RES family NAD+ phosphorylase, whose translation is MAKFPEPPPAATLAALGPEIATLPAGTPLARIFFRGGDHPVGWNDFRFWGPGSGRFDPHLPDALGAPQVQARGILYAAGSAAPGALAVCAAEVFQETRIIDLTGRSPWFAVFALARPLTLLDLTGLWPTRAGASAAIASGPKARARRWSRAFYEAFPAIDGLLYPSSMGGNAPVMALYERARPALPDSPDFHRALADPALRVPVLRAAGVIGYLVA
- a CDS encoding DUF1236 domain-containing protein; its protein translation is MTRNSTLWLSVAAATLLAGAASAQVQEARPMTDLNLRSGPGSNYTIVGVIPSDALVMVEGCVDAAKWCRVNHEGTSGWAAGDYLAMSVENTAVPMASGDPRVTYESVTYEEDRDGGSVLAGGAAGAASGAAIAGPAGALIGGVLGMAGGDALDPPDTTTVTYVQQNPVEPVWLEGEVVTGAAIPETVVLTPIPESTYAYSYVNGVPVIVDPNQRQIVQIVR
- a CDS encoding quinone oxidoreductase family protein yields the protein MTDHAIVATRPGGPDVLEWAERPAGRPGPGEVRLRQTAVGLNFIDCYFRSGLYPWPADELIPGGEAAGVVEELGEGVSGFAPGDRVAYTMPNGACRTARVLPADRLVRLPEGVTDEVAASIMLKGLTAQYLIHSSFRVEAGHHVLVHAAAGGVGQLLGQWLKAKGAITYGTVGGAAKAEMARASGFDHVIDYEATDFAEAVRELTGGRGCDVVYDSVGRTTWRGSLKSLRPRGSFVCFGQSSGPLDEFRFSDLAAGSFTANRPSLFHYIATRDELEARAADLFALVAEGRIVPRIGQTFALKDTAEAHRALEGRRTTGATVLLP
- a CDS encoding carboxymuconolactone decarboxylase family protein, with the translated sequence MATHRLLSDEEAARDPRVAAIFADIRETRKTDYINNFWRALANQPELLESIWNRLRQVMAPGALDPLTKELIYIAVSVTNGCSYCTHSHTAAARAKGLSPEQEAEFLAVLGMAAQTNQLVTALQVPVDAAFQVET
- a CDS encoding cyclase family protein; protein product: MCDICVTQAVKERMLSRRSFFRGAAATAAGVAAGSVFQAPAALAQGHSAVEDLTHELHEGFPTFFGEQQFFFDQKFTYAKDKFNLAEFRVNEHTGTHIDAPLHFSADGMSVAEIPVGNLVVPLCIVDIAAKAEDNPDAQLTPDDLKAWIATHGEIPANACVAMHSGWGRHVATERFRNTGADDMGHYPGFHVEAAQMLLETQAGSIGVDTLSLDHGMSPDFATHYAWLPSGRFGIECLANLDKLPPVGATLVVGAPKHRGGTGGPARVIALI
- a CDS encoding mandelate racemase/muconate lactonizing enzyme family protein codes for the protein MRILDIVESTQPISSPIRNAYIDFSRMTASLVAVVTDVVRDGRRVVGYGFNSNGRYGQGGLIRERFRDRILEAPPESLLTEAGDNLDPHRIWAAMMSNEKPGGHGERSVAVGTLDMAVWDAVAKIAGQPLFRLLAHAKGREADPRVFVYAAGGYYYPGKDDAALRREMRSYLDRGYTVVKMKIGGAPLDEDRRRIEAVLQEIGPQARLAVDANGRFDLETAIAYAKMLRDYPLFWYEEAGDPLDYALQAALAEFYPGPMATGENLFSHQDARNLLRYGGMRADRDWLQFDCALSYGLVEYLRTLEVLESCGWSSRRCIPHGGHQMSLNIAAGLGLGGNESYPDLFQPYGGFPDTVKVVDGHITMPDLPGIGFEGKSDLIRVMRALAE
- a CDS encoding LysR substrate-binding domain-containing protein produces the protein MAEGDLSFFVMLARRESFSATAQDLGLSASAVSRRLARLEDRLGVRLLNRTTRKVSLTSEGEAYYGAALRLLDEIADLEHNLSQGRDRPAGLLRINATLGFGRTHLAPAIARFRRIHPAVEVQLLLTDAPLNLVEEGIDLGIRFGAPPFGRMVMRLLQRNRRFLCAAPSYLEARGVPQSLTDLQQHSCIVLRQDHDAYDVWRFDDIGEASPSAKVSGELSTNDGEIALAWVLDGQGIMLRSEWDIAQHVREGRLRLLLPHYRQTANIHAIYPERHNLSAKVRVFADHLAAHVRDADARMPLQLAAAELRAATARA